TAACCCCTGCCCATGGGATTTCAAGGGGTGGGGTAGATTTTCTTTCTTTTTCTTCACAAAATCGATCTCAAATTGATAGCCCGGTCTTTTCCTCCAGTCGAGCCCATCATGGAACCCGCAATGGAAATTCAGGGAAAGTAGAGCTCCCGGCTGCAAGCAGCGGGGTATCAATCAGGGACCTTGTATTTACCGCCGCAACCGGCGGGGAATTCAACCCAAAGGGATTAAAATCTGAGCCTGACGCAGCTTGGTCTCGCCGTAGCCGCGGCGAAGGCGGAAGATAGGGGAAAAGGGCCATTTATGGATGGGCACTAATGAAACCCTCTTCACAATGCCTTTTTAACATCCGGGATTACCGATAACTTCTTTACTTTTTCCCCTACACAGCGTTAAAATAAAAATTCGCGAGTAGGTCCCGTGCCTTTCTTGCGAACCCTCTGTGGTAAGTGAGTCTTCCCTCTCGCTTGTTTTCAGGGGCGGGGATCTGGCAGCAGGTCCCAGAGAAAGCGGGGCCTATTCGCGTTTTTTTATGAACCCCATATATGAAGTCTCTTAAAATCGCGGTTTCAAAAGCCCTTCTATCCTCTCCCTGCATCCCAAACCCGCCCCGGAGTCATTTTTACTCCGGACGAAGCCGCACCAAGGTCGCCCCCCATCCGGATGCGCTTGAATCAAGGTGAAAATCCAAGACCATCGGGTGCCTGGAAAGGAGGCCATGAACCGTCCGCCTCAGGACCCCTTTCCCCTTTCCGTGGATTATGCGAACCTCGAAAATTCCCGCCTCACGGCAGGCGAGGAGATACTCCTCCGTCACCGAGGCGGCATCCCGGGGCGAAAACATGTGCAGGTCCAAGACCCCGTCGAGGGGGTAGCGGGTCTCTTCCAAGATTCACCTCCATCTCCGCTGGAAGTTCTAAAGCGGGGGATTGACTTTCTCAAACCAGATCCCTATCACCTATCGAACAACCCGATATAACACCCCGAAAGGATAGATTTTTCCTGTTTGACTCATCGGAGGGAAAAATCTGTTTGCGACGCGGTGGGGGATAATCGGTGTAGGCGCCTTCATCGGCGTACTCGCCCCGCTCCTTCAAAAACTGGGAAACCCGGGCAACATGGGGATCTGTGTGGCCTGTTTCGAGCGGGACATATCCGGGGCCTTGGGGCTCCACAGGGCTGCGGTGGTCCAGTACCTGCGGCCGGAAATCATCGGCTTTGTGCTGGGTTCACTCATCGCGGCATACCTTTTCAAGGAATTCCGTCCCAGGGCCGGCTCGGCACCTGTGGTCCGATTCTTTTTAGGGGCCTTTGCAATGATCGGGGCACTGGTCTTCCTCGGTTGTCCCTGGCGAACCCTCTTGAGGCTCTCGGCCGGAGACGGAAACGCCATCCTGGGGCTTCTAGGCCTGATCGCCGGAATCTGGATTGGTACCCGGTTTCTCAAGGCCGGATACAGTCTCGGGAGATCAGAGAGGACCCCCGTTGCGGTGGGCTGGCTTCTTCCCCTTTTGATGCTCGGGCTCCTGGCGCTCATGTTCATTTACCCCCAGGTACAGGGCCAGGAGAAAAGCGGCGTGCTTTTTTACAGCGTTAAGGGGCCCGGCGCCATGCATGCACCTTTGGCAGTCTCCCTCATCGTGGGGCTTGCCGTTGGGTTCTTGGCCCAGAGAAGCCGCTTCTGCACTATGGGGGCCTTCCGGGACCTGATCCTTTTCCGCCAGATGCACCTTTTCTCCGGGGTCCTCTCGTTTCTGTTCTTGGCCTTCATCACGAATTTCATTTTTGGCCAGTTTCATCCAGGCTTCGCCAATCAACCCGTGGCCCACACCATGCATTTTTGGAATTTCTGGGGAATGGTCTTGGCGGGCCTGGCCTTCGCCCTGGCGGGCGGGTGCCCTCGCCGCCCGGGCCAACCGGATTGCAGGCAGGTATGCCCGCCCCACTCCTGGAACCCAGGTGTCGGAAATCATTGAACATATCCCCCAGGCCCCGGAAGAAACCCTATCACAGGAGAAAACCTGATGAACAGTTCTCCACATAAACCAGATCCGGCGATTCGCCCCGACATGACCATACTGGACATTGTTTCCGCCTTCAAGGAGACGGAGGCTGTTCTTAAGAAATACGACGGAAAGGCCGGCGTCTGCCTCTGCTGTCAAGCCCTCTTTGATCCCTTGGAGGAAGTTACCAAAAAGTATTCCCTCGACCTCCAGGAGCTCTTGGGCGACCTGAATCATGCCGTCGAAACTTGACATTTGAGATTGATACGGATAAGAGCCCTTCAACAACGGGAGGTTCTTCCCTGAACGGCTGTCCCGACGTGGCGAGATCGACGCGCGATTTTCCGGAAACAACTGAAAAGGATGGCGGGGCGGGGGAGTCACCGGTGGGATTCCGCCGGGAAAATCGACCAATGCCAAGGGATAATCCCATGAAGCCCGATCTCTACTATGAAGTGCACGGCGAAGGAGACACCCTCCTGCTCCTCCATCACGGTTTCGGTTGCAGCAAAATCTGGGGAGAGATTTACCCGACCCTGGTCAAGGCGGGTTACCGAGTTGTCTTCTACGATAGGAGAGGATACGGACGATCGGAAAGGTTCGAGGATTTTCCGGCCTCTTACGTGAGTGACCGCTTCCG
The DNA window shown above is from Deltaproteobacteria bacterium and carries:
- a CDS encoding YedE-related selenium metabolism membrane protein, yielding MGGKNLFATRWGIIGVGAFIGVLAPLLQKLGNPGNMGICVACFERDISGALGLHRAAVVQYLRPEIIGFVLGSLIAAYLFKEFRPRAGSAPVVRFFLGAFAMIGALVFLGCPWRTLLRLSAGDGNAILGLLGLIAGIWIGTRFLKAGYSLGRSERTPVAVGWLLPLLMLGLLALMFIYPQVQGQEKSGVLFYSVKGPGAMHAPLAVSLIVGLAVGFLAQRSRFCTMGAFRDLILFRQMHLFSGVLSFLFLAFITNFIFGQFHPGFANQPVAHTMHFWNFWGMVLAGLAFALAGGCPRRPGQPDCRQVCPPHSWNPGVGNH
- a CDS encoding Smr/MutS family protein, which codes for MFSPRDAASVTEEYLLACREAGIFEVRIIHGKGKGVLRRTVHGLLSRHPMVLDFHLDSSASGWGATLVRLRPE